One region of Hydrogenobaculum sp. Y04AAS1 genomic DNA includes:
- the ychF gene encoding redox-regulated ATPase YchF, with product MPLSCGIVGLPNVGKSTLFNALIKAAKAQAANYPFCTIEPNIGTVEVPDERLYEIARLENSAKVVPTFIEFVDIAGLVRGASKGEGLGNQFLSHIRNVDAIVQVVRCFEDENITHVEGSVNPIRDIEIIDLELIAKDLESVQKTIQKIEKIAKGGNQEAKQELEYLKKFEEILNPMIPLRRANLTEEEKEYAKNKLFLLSIKPTMFVANLSEEEIQGPTSNKHYRNLLEYAEKENAPVIPVCAKLESEMIDMSKEEVQEMLNLYGLKETGLSSIIKSGYKLLGLITFFTAGPKESRAWAIAKDTKAQKAAGKIHSDIERGFIAAEVINYDDYIKVKSMTKAKEQGLIRLEGKDYIVKDGDIIYFRFNV from the coding sequence ATGCCCCTTAGTTGCGGTATAGTTGGTTTACCGAACGTAGGAAAGTCTACGTTATTTAATGCTCTTATAAAGGCAGCCAAAGCTCAGGCTGCCAATTATCCATTTTGTACAATAGAGCCAAACATAGGCACGGTGGAAGTCCCAGACGAAAGGCTTTACGAAATAGCAAGGTTAGAAAACTCTGCCAAAGTAGTGCCAACATTTATAGAGTTTGTGGATATAGCTGGTTTGGTAAGGGGTGCAAGTAAGGGCGAGGGCCTTGGAAATCAATTTTTATCACACATAAGAAATGTAGATGCCATAGTACAAGTGGTAAGATGTTTTGAAGATGAGAACATTACACACGTTGAAGGCTCAGTGAATCCCATAAGGGATATAGAAATTATAGATTTAGAGCTTATAGCAAAAGACTTAGAATCCGTACAAAAAACTATTCAAAAAATAGAAAAAATTGCAAAAGGCGGAAATCAAGAAGCAAAACAAGAGTTAGAATACTTAAAAAAGTTTGAAGAGATTTTAAACCCAATGATTCCCTTAAGAAGGGCTAATCTCACAGAAGAAGAGAAAGAATATGCAAAAAATAAGCTATTTCTTCTTAGCATTAAACCTACAATGTTTGTAGCAAATTTATCTGAAGAAGAAATTCAAGGACCTACTTCCAACAAACATTACAGAAATCTATTGGAATATGCAGAAAAAGAAAATGCTCCAGTAATTCCAGTGTGTGCAAAGCTAGAGTCAGAAATGATTGATATGTCAAAAGAAGAAGTTCAAGAAATGTTAAACCTTTATGGTTTAAAAGAAACCGGCTTATCTTCTATTATTAAAAGCGGGTATAAACTTTTGGGGCTTATAACGTTTTTTACCGCTGGTCCAAAAGAATCTAGGGCTTGGGCTATTGCAAAAGATACCAAAGCTCAAAAGGCTGCTGGCAAAATACATTCTGATATAGAAAGAGGCTTTATAGCTGCAGAAGTAATAAACTACGATGACTATATAAAAGTTAAGTCCATGACAAAGGCAAAAGAGCAAGGGCTTATAAGGTTGGAGGGAAAAGACTACATTGTAAAAGATGGTGATATAATATACTTTAGATTCAACGTATAA
- a CDS encoding N-glycosylase/DNA lyase, whose product MKRKKLEEILKKIPPKAWDKIISKEPEYSYFKNLTPFYHFGAFAIIMVVSGLNAYQLKGKAQEKYFPILKNILLLNENKKDYEALRNTFLSFYEKERSYKGKLKRVNNFFDSNLAKTMWKQENTHYFRRYFKDIWEELAFTMKSKKEKKTIAFAMKCLGVGLIMKGCKDFDFDGIPIPVDSRIKHFATKIGLEDVDDGKIITFFEGILKNVPNINMIHLDSLIWQIAKLDHQELDEYFEELGCKMLSKELKSIFHA is encoded by the coding sequence ATGAAAAGAAAAAAACTTGAAGAAATTTTAAAAAAAATACCACCAAAAGCTTGGGATAAAATAATATCAAAAGAACCAGAATATTCTTACTTTAAAAATCTTACGCCTTTTTATCATTTTGGGGCTTTTGCAATCATAATGGTTGTTAGCGGTTTAAACGCTTACCAGCTAAAGGGAAAAGCTCAAGAAAAGTATTTTCCAATATTAAAAAATATCTTGTTGCTAAATGAAAACAAGAAAGATTATGAAGCTCTTAGAAATACTTTTTTAAGCTTTTACGAAAAAGAAAGATCTTACAAAGGAAAGCTTAAAAGAGTGAACAACTTTTTTGATTCAAACCTTGCAAAAACAATGTGGAAACAAGAAAATACCCATTATTTTAGAAGATATTTCAAAGATATATGGGAAGAGTTGGCTTTTACGATGAAGTCTAAAAAAGAGAAAAAAACCATAGCTTTTGCAATGAAGTGCTTGGGTGTAGGGCTTATTATGAAAGGTTGCAAAGATTTTGACTTTGACGGTATACCTATACCTGTGGATTCAAGGATAAAGCATTTTGCAACAAAAATAGGCTTAGAAGACGTTGATGATGGTAAAATAATAACTTTTTTTGAAGGCATCTTGAAAAATGTACCCAACATAAACATGATACATTTGGATTCTTTGATATGGCAAATAGCTAAACTTGATCACCAAGAACTCGACGAATATTTTGAAGAACTTGGATGTAAAATGCTATCAAAAGAGTTGAAAAGCATTTTTCATGCTTAA
- the thrS gene encoding threonine--tRNA ligase — MKIVFNNQEYDLQAGIVGIELLKALNLDSKDIIGISIDGIIYDLQTPIYHGGTLKPITKQDKESLDILRHSLAHIMAQALKEIYGDEKVHLGIGPTTEDGFFYDVEVEGHHIGEEDLKIIENKMKEIIKRGLDIKRKELPREEALKFFENKKEVYKLDIINSLPSDAKISVYEQGEFVDLCRGPHIPNTALAGAFKLSSIAGAYWRADASKPMLQRIYGIAFWTEKELEERLKLYEEAKKRDHRRLGKELELFTIDEQVGPGLIIWLPKGAILRQVVEDYLKEKHRALNYQFVYTPHVGKSTLWETSGHLSYYKENMFPGMKIEEESYYVKPMNCPFHMAIYKSKIRSHKELPIKIAELGTVYRYEMSGVLHGLMRVRGFTQDDAHIFCKEEDVKSVIKETLELAFDVLKDFGFYDYQIFISTKPKDAIGTEENWKISESALKESLEALDKTYEIDEGGGAFYGPKIDIKIKDAIGRFWQCSTIQFDFNLPERFDLTYVGEDNKKHRPYIIHRALLGSIERFTGVLIEHYAGHLPIWLSPIQAAIIPIADRHLDYAKEVFELLKVQNIRTYIDDRPERMNAKIRDNELQKIPILLVVGDKEVQEKTFSVRSKNEEFQGVMGIYDFIEKLKTAIQNKR, encoded by the coding sequence ATGAAAATAGTATTTAACAATCAAGAATATGATCTGCAAGCAGGAATAGTTGGTATTGAGCTTTTAAAAGCTTTAAACTTAGATTCAAAAGATATTATAGGAATATCTATAGACGGTATCATCTACGATTTGCAAACACCAATATACCACGGTGGAACGTTAAAACCCATAACAAAACAAGACAAAGAAAGCCTCGACATATTAAGGCATTCTTTAGCACATATTATGGCACAAGCCCTAAAAGAAATATATGGAGATGAAAAAGTACATCTTGGAATAGGACCAACCACTGAGGATGGTTTTTTCTACGACGTAGAAGTAGAAGGCCACCATATAGGCGAAGAAGATTTAAAGATCATAGAAAACAAAATGAAAGAAATAATAAAAAGAGGTTTAGATATTAAAAGAAAAGAACTTCCCAGAGAAGAGGCTTTGAAGTTTTTTGAAAATAAAAAAGAAGTTTATAAACTAGATATCATAAATTCCTTACCAAGTGATGCTAAAATAAGCGTATACGAACAAGGAGAATTTGTGGATTTATGCAGAGGGCCACACATTCCAAACACAGCATTGGCTGGGGCTTTTAAGCTTAGTTCTATAGCTGGTGCTTATTGGAGAGCAGATGCATCAAAACCAATGCTACAAAGAATATATGGGATAGCCTTTTGGACGGAAAAAGAACTAGAAGAAAGACTAAAACTTTATGAAGAAGCCAAAAAAAGAGACCATAGAAGACTTGGGAAAGAACTTGAGCTTTTTACCATAGATGAACAAGTGGGTCCAGGGCTTATAATTTGGCTTCCAAAAGGTGCCATACTACGACAGGTGGTAGAGGACTATCTTAAAGAAAAGCACAGAGCTTTAAATTATCAGTTTGTATATACACCTCACGTAGGAAAGTCAACGCTTTGGGAAACAAGCGGACATCTTAGCTATTACAAAGAAAATATGTTTCCAGGGATGAAGATTGAAGAAGAGTCTTATTATGTAAAACCTATGAATTGTCCGTTTCATATGGCTATATACAAATCAAAAATAAGAAGCCATAAAGAGCTTCCTATCAAAATAGCAGAGCTCGGCACTGTCTATAGATATGAGATGTCAGGGGTTTTACATGGGCTGATGAGGGTAAGAGGTTTTACCCAAGATGATGCGCATATATTTTGTAAAGAAGAAGATGTTAAAAGCGTGATAAAAGAAACGCTTGAACTAGCTTTTGATGTGTTGAAAGATTTTGGCTTTTATGATTATCAGATATTCATATCCACAAAACCAAAAGATGCCATAGGTACAGAAGAAAACTGGAAAATATCCGAAAGTGCTTTAAAAGAATCTTTGGAAGCCCTCGACAAAACATACGAAATAGATGAAGGTGGTGGTGCTTTTTACGGTCCTAAAATAGATATAAAAATAAAAGATGCTATAGGTAGATTCTGGCAGTGCTCTACCATACAGTTTGATTTTAATCTTCCGGAGCGTTTTGACCTTACATATGTAGGAGAAGACAACAAAAAACATAGACCATACATAATACATAGAGCCTTGCTTGGTTCTATAGAAAGATTTACAGGTGTTTTGATAGAGCATTATGCAGGTCATTTACCAATCTGGCTTTCTCCTATACAAGCTGCTATAATACCTATAGCCGATAGACATTTAGACTATGCTAAAGAAGTTTTTGAGCTTTTAAAAGTCCAAAACATAAGAACATATATAGACGATAGACCAGAAAGAATGAATGCAAAAATAAGAGACAACGAGCTTCAAAAGATACCGATACTTTTAGTGGTTGGGGATAAAGAGGTGCAAGAAAAAACCTTTTCTGTTAGAAGTAAAAACGAAGAATTCCAAGGTGTTATGGGTATTTATGATTTTATAGAAAAACTCAAAACGGCTATTCAAAACAAAAGATGA